The following DNA comes from Alnus glutinosa chromosome 6, dhAlnGlut1.1, whole genome shotgun sequence.
TGATAGCAAGAAACtgaagaaaggaaaaggaatgCTGTTAGAAAGACACTTGATAGTGATATACCTATCCCAATGACCATCAATCTCATAAAGAGTCTTCAACGACGATGATTCAAATATCTTTCCCTTAATAGATCGATGATTTCCTTTACGCCACAGAAAAGAATTGCTTCTATAGCATAACTCTGCTTCAAGGCCAGTTTCTTGACACTGGATTCTGACATTGCCAACCCATTGCGCACCAGGACCTGGGAAAAATCTTATGGATAGCTTCGGGGAGTTCATTACATAAGTTTCTCCACGCTTTAGGAGCTTCAGCTGCCTTTTGCCCTGCACCTCAGCTTCCACCGAAGTGCCTATATCGGTTTTTCAAAGACATAAGTAATTGACAAACTGAAAAATATGTCAACATTTACTAAAATTCAGGTACCATTAAATTTGGGCCTAGGATGATGACACCATATCAGTTCAACATTTTCTTCCTCATCAGTTGCATGGAGGGCAGATACCGGTGGGTGATGTGAAACCTGCAGAAAGAAGGATTACAAGGATTCTACACAAAGTAAATACGCCAATCTTTCTTTAGAAGGCATTTAGCCTTCCATTGTTCAAACTCAAAGAGTTGTAGAAAGTAAAACCTGCTCAAGTAGAACGTTGAGATTTCCCCTCGAAATATGGTGTGTCTCTCCAAGAATAGGATTGTAAGGAGCAACGCCAAACAACAGAGGACGCACAGTGGAAATGCTCCATGCTACAACGGCTATGAATCTGTCATGGGGGTTCTCGCTACTGTTACACCTGCTCAACATATCAGTAGCCATGCAATACACTGATTCGCCGAAGCACTGAAGTTGTGACTTGGGAAGGTTGAAGAGAGGTGGCAGCTGCAATTGCAAAATGAACAACAAATCTCCTGTTGTTAAATCCATATAATCGTCACAAGTATTACAACTGAAAATCACATCTCTATTATGTGAAGTTCAAAGATGAAATCTCATATCATATTTATCATTTCCATAAGCTTTTatcttttggaataagtggtgatttaatatgatattagagCCTAAATTCGAACCCTAACTCTATAATTTACCCCTAATTTTAGTTACATATTTCACGTACATGTTGAGCTTTCCTTGATAAGAGAGAATTTGAGTTCACATTTAAGAGGGaatgttaaaattttaattaaatgattaaattctcTCTTTCCAACcggtttaaacttttggaataactaatgatttaaaatgatatataaAAGAGGCCAAGTTTTGTGTTTGACCTACATGTGAAAAGGTattagaattttaattaaatattgaccATATCTTATTAGCTTGAATAAACGATGATTTAAAATGATATTTCATTCCGACCAACTTATTATTTTgggataattgatgatttaacagGTTAAAAAGAGCAATAAACAGAAGGAGTACATACTGTAAGATGTGCATATGAAAAGCTAGTTAAAAAACAGATCGAGGGAATATGCAATAGGACACTAGACTTGAACAAGTATTGATTTAGGATTATATTATGTATACATGCAGTTTGACCTTGCCTAAAACCGTGTGAGAGATTTGATCTTATCAACATggttttttaagaaaatatatatatatatatatatccaaaaaaaaaaaaaaaatcagtcgaTGTAGTTACACCGATGAACTAGTCTTTTTGCCGTATAAAAATGTTCTCATGGCTTCCTGTAGtatgcaaaaaaataataagtcttagcatgcaaaaataacaaataggtccTTATGACCGATGTACAACAAGTCTTTTGGCGgtataaaaatattatgataGTTTCCTGTagtatgcaaaaataacaaataagttCCTACCACTGATGTACAACGAGTATTTTTGCGGTATAAAAATGTTGTGATACCTTTCTGTagtatgcaaaaataacaaataagtcCCTACGACCCATGTACAATGAGTCTTTTTGCagtataaaaatgttttgacagcTTTATGtaatatgcaaaaataacaaataggtccCTGCGATAAGAGGGTGAGTTGTGGCTTGCCTGAAACCTTGAGAGATCTGACCCTGGCAACACATTTTTAAAGAGACTTAAAACAAGCTGTAGAGGATTCGGAGCTGTGTAATCAACATCTGACTCCCCGTTTAGTGTCATTGGCTTCGCAAGAACAATCCTGCTCTCCCCATCCTCTCCGGTTCCCTGCATCACGTCGTTACGTTTCCCTATGGTTAGCAGCGAGCGAGggagacaaaataaaaaaaaaataaaaataaaaataaataagaaaagaaaaagagagaaattcgATCACCTATCGATCTTGCAAGCATCTAGTAACAAACCAGAGAATAATTTGCTTTTAGACGGTATGGAGACTCACGCGCTATTTTTCGTAAGGGAATCTGTTCGATCTGCTCTAtttcccatttttctttttatttgtttctttaatttacttttgttttatttttcttttattatttcgGGGATGATGGGAAAGTAAGCATCAAAAtacttgtaaaataaaataaaaaatactacaacGTCATCCTAATTATATTAGAGTCGTGCAGTTGTCAAGTAATTAACATTAATCTACTAATGCGAGTATAAGACTTTTATCAATAACTActaaaaaagagtaataatatttaatagGATGTTATATGGCTgtcatataatttaatgatgTGACAGTGAGAATTAGTctttagatcaaaatttatttaaaaacaaataaaaaataaaaagagaagaaaaagaagaataggCCTCTAGCAAAGGAACGCGAGTGTTGAGAGAGTTTGtgtaaaaaagataaataaaatattttttttaatatatatatatatatatatatatatatatatatatatatatctggagactttatccaaaaataaaaaataaataaaacaagggGTCACAGAAGACAAATAATATCTCTTTTAAGGCCAATATTAtctaacaataaacaaaaaattaaaatagcaGATTATTGACGATTTTTTTATCTATgttcttttaacaaaaataaaatttaataaattcaacATGAAAGAACGttacaataatatttttcatagtGTAAACTATACACGCAattatatttatcaaaatatagtAAATTAAACTATATATCTACATATTTGAAGGTCTCATTAATGCACAAATAAAACATTCTATCATAAAGTTTATATTTGGCTGGCAATCATTGTCAGAAAACCAGAACACCGGCCTAATCATTATGAATAAATTTAATGCttcaaaaaaacttaatttttctGGTTTTAGGGGACCAAAGGATACATGCCTGAATATCGTACCAAACTAGTGATGCCAGAGAAGtacacacataaaaaaaaaaataaaaataaaaaaaataaaaataaaaataaaaaaaaaaaaaaagccctgaAAATGTGGCGCCACACGGTTCATGGTTGGCAAAGACCTTGTCATGCCAAGATAGTGAATGGTTATTTTTTGAAGTTAGTAAAAAATGGTAGATGtggtataaaataaaaagttgtgtagaaaataaaaatatttgtattgtaatgaatttttatatttaaataataataataaaaaattattattatggtataaaaaataaaataaaaaataaaaaattttgatatagattattattaaaaaatataaaaaagtgagaaaaaaaaatgagaaaagatgaCTTGCCAGTATTGTGGCCTGGCAAGGTCTTTGCCAGACATAGCCACGGTtgaacgaaaaagaaaaaaagtagcacacgttatttgaaataataaacACAAACAGTGATATCACAAAAGTAGACAATGGAACGGAAAATCTGCACTGTAGACGATAACTTGTCTCAAAATGGTGATGTCACACGGttgaacaagaaagaaaaaaaaaaaaaaaacagatagcAATATATATACCTCTGCAATTATctaaaacttttttcaaaactaattaagatatttaattaaaatttaatatatatttgatttggtttgagtagaataaaaataataataatttttacagctgttcatatttaattttattctttttttttaatgataaaaaatttaaaattaaatctgaaccattgaaaaaattattacacGTGTATAATTTTCTTAGAACAATATTAAgaatactaatttttttactaagagattATTAAATCCTAAGAGTTGAAGCTGATAAGAAggggtaaatttaatcatttaataaatattttaacactatCACTCACGTTTGAGCTCAAACTCTCCTATCATAGGTGAGACGACcctcaacatgtgaaatatttaattgaaataagaggtaCATGAAAGAGACATGGTTCGAACTGAGAacctctgctctgataccatgttaatcatttaataaatattctaaCAGAAATGTGTACCAAAATGATGTAAAACTTTTTGATTAGTACTCGACTACTCGTAGAATTTCTTTTTactaattgttttgatcatctctaatGAATAAGCTTAACATCATCTTGGTACTCATcttttaataaaagatttagCATCCATCCCTAGCattcttcaaattttta
Coding sequences within:
- the LOC133871140 gene encoding oxysterol-binding protein-related protein 4B-like isoform X1, with the translated sequence MQGTGEDGESRIVLAKPMTLNGESDVDYTAPNPLQLVLSLFKNVLPGSDLSRFQLPPLFNLPKSQLQCFGESVYCMATDMLSRCNSSENPHDRFIAVVAWSISTVRPLLFGVAPYNPILGETHHISRGNLNVLLEQVSHHPPVSALHATDEEENVELIWCHHPRPKFNGTSVEAEVQGKRQLKLLKRGETYVMNSPKLSIRFFPGPGAQWVGNVRIQCQETGLEAELCYRSNSFLWRKGNHRSIKGKIFESSSLKTLYEIDGHWDRSVSVKNIDNGKSTVIYNAKEVISGLNAPIVKDPREVWPSESAVVWSEVSKGILSKDWEKAREAKKAVEEKQRELLRDRESKGETCWAPKHFSVSYSKEGGWDCSPIQQRVPPAPIVVPL
- the LOC133871140 gene encoding oxysterol-binding protein-related protein 4B-like isoform X2 produces the protein MGTGEDGESRIVLAKPMTLNGESDVDYTAPNPLQLVLSLFKNVLPGSDLSRFQLPPLFNLPKSQLQCFGESVYCMATDMLSRCNSSENPHDRFIAVVAWSISTVRPLLFGVAPYNPILGETHHISRGNLNVLLEQVSHHPPVSALHATDEEENVELIWCHHPRPKFNGTSVEAEVQGKRQLKLLKRGETYVMNSPKLSIRFFPGPGAQWVGNVRIQCQETGLEAELCYRSNSFLWRKGNHRSIKGKIFESSSLKTLYEIDGHWDRSVSVKNIDNGKSTVIYNAKEVISGLNAPIVKDPREVWPSESAVVWSEVSKGILSKDWEKAREAKKAVEEKQRELLRDRESKGETCWAPKHFSVSYSKEGGWDCSPIQQRVPPAPIVVPL
- the LOC133871140 gene encoding oxysterol-binding protein-related protein 4B-like isoform X3, whose translation is MTLNGESDVDYTAPNPLQLVLSLFKNVLPGSDLSRFQLPPLFNLPKSQLQCFGESVYCMATDMLSRCNSSENPHDRFIAVVAWSISTVRPLLFGVAPYNPILGETHHISRGNLNVLLEQVSHHPPVSALHATDEEENVELIWCHHPRPKFNGTSVEAEVQGKRQLKLLKRGETYVMNSPKLSIRFFPGPGAQWVGNVRIQCQETGLEAELCYRSNSFLWRKGNHRSIKGKIFESSSLKTLYEIDGHWDRSVSVKNIDNGKSTVIYNAKEVISGLNAPIVKDPREVWPSESAVVWSEVSKGILSKDWEKAREAKKAVEEKQRELLRDRESKGETCWAPKHFSVSYSKEGGWDCSPIQQRVPPAPIVVPL